From a single Micromonospora sp. WMMD1102 genomic region:
- a CDS encoding TIGR02678 family protein, with amino-acid sequence MNTATSAIEKEAQQAFLGLLAQPLITPATNRILHRHVLRHQRQITDHARRAGYRIQRIGRAVRLIRVPVGGQVTAPPRPTGAPGRRLLALACCLAGCCEEVSTTVTLQQLSDMVRDLTGAAGTPVTGYDPEQKPQRRLLRDAATLLADWGVLRRRTSDEMLLDWTEDGAGPGAGYDVDRDALLLMTSPDVLAAALHSPEANAEQLAATRTVRQLRALLETPAVVYADLDEHDADALRKARRLRTADLTQMTGGTVEARAEGLLLALPDDPDRQPSVADWPRARAADWVALLMADLAGRHGTRAPTGTVRLTSTQVDEVVDDLVAWRGDYMSKDQKTVPGTVRSDAETILTELGLLQVDPDGSWTLSPVAGRYRDPDITLIDPTEPTR; translated from the coding sequence GTGAACACCGCGACCTCCGCCATCGAGAAGGAAGCCCAGCAGGCCTTCCTCGGCCTGCTCGCCCAACCGCTGATCACCCCGGCCACCAACCGAATCCTGCACCGGCACGTGCTACGCCACCAACGCCAGATCACCGACCATGCCCGCCGCGCCGGCTACCGCATCCAGCGCATCGGCCGCGCCGTCCGGCTGATCCGGGTACCCGTCGGCGGACAGGTCACCGCCCCACCACGCCCCACCGGCGCGCCCGGCCGACGGCTGCTGGCACTGGCCTGCTGCCTGGCCGGATGCTGCGAAGAAGTCTCGACCACCGTCACCCTGCAACAGCTGTCCGACATGGTCCGCGACCTGACCGGCGCCGCAGGCACCCCAGTGACCGGATACGACCCGGAACAGAAACCGCAACGGCGGCTGCTGCGCGACGCCGCGACCCTGCTCGCCGACTGGGGAGTGCTACGCCGCCGCACCAGCGACGAGATGCTGCTCGACTGGACCGAAGACGGCGCTGGACCCGGCGCCGGCTACGACGTCGACCGTGACGCCCTGCTGCTGATGACCAGCCCCGACGTCCTGGCAGCCGCCCTGCACTCACCCGAGGCTAATGCCGAGCAGCTCGCCGCGACCCGCACCGTGCGGCAACTACGGGCCTTGCTGGAAACCCCGGCCGTCGTCTACGCCGACCTCGACGAACACGACGCCGACGCGCTACGCAAAGCCCGCAGGCTGCGCACCGCAGATCTGACGCAGATGACCGGCGGCACCGTCGAAGCCCGCGCCGAAGGGCTCCTGCTCGCCCTACCCGACGACCCGGACCGGCAGCCGAGCGTCGCTGACTGGCCCCGCGCCCGCGCCGCGGACTGGGTTGCCCTGCTGATGGCCGACCTCGCCGGCCGCCACGGCACCCGCGCCCCCACCGGCACCGTCCGGCTGACCAGTACACAGGTCGATGAAGTCGTCGACGACCTCGTCGCATGGCGCGGTGACTACATGTCCAAAGACCAGAAGACCGTGCCCGGCACCGTCCGCAGCGACGCCGAAACGATCCTGACCGAACTCGGCCTGCTCCAGGTCGACCCGGACGGCTCGTGGACGTTGTCACCGGTCGCCGGCCGCTACCGCGACCCCGACATCACCCTGATCGATCCGACGGAGCCAACCCGATGA
- a CDS encoding DUF2397 domain-containing protein: protein MRVRPDSSEVDDDERPADGLDLWQLAGLPGGLLQASYLTSRFAAQYRLIVDVLLAEQEHTLTGVAATDLPELLRRRLQHLGADPALLDDPGFRLKERMTRLERWGVVYTFQDKAVRDAEFVLDRDRYQLTETVAQLHRAITSLGDDTAAEAAATLAPGILTANLNLLHDCARTDPAAAAAAWSVIATTHQSMVKAAASWQARLAGALAGAPTPEKITTVQETLRRYVDMWGAGIDTQSETITTRAGRLALLPADVWRRIAVHTLGANADDPAIDALVDTHQHTLQTLRRWFDGPDCQARKLRRQMRDTIGPLLRGQRTLAAVGGHVSRRAELLDLAARLESAADDDAAWRLWCAATGLFAARHLPGETSPPAGSAGAVSFWDADPVPIEARLRKQGPKAVTGTAARLTDRTGAKRAARERAARMAAQAALTENGILARSGQRLSQWRNVSVDELQMLLVLLGTIAAARPDQAGTRSATTGDARWQLHADPPPDGAPAAIVHTPDGRLVHPDIALHITPAASRP, encoded by the coding sequence ATGCGGGTGCGGCCGGACAGTTCTGAGGTTGATGACGACGAACGTCCCGCTGACGGTCTCGACCTGTGGCAGCTCGCCGGTCTCCCCGGCGGACTGCTGCAGGCCAGCTATCTGACCAGCCGGTTCGCGGCGCAGTACCGGCTGATCGTGGACGTGCTGCTTGCCGAACAGGAACACACGCTGACCGGCGTCGCCGCCACCGACCTGCCCGAGCTGTTACGCCGGCGCCTGCAGCACCTCGGCGCTGACCCAGCCCTGCTCGACGACCCCGGCTTCCGGCTCAAGGAGCGGATGACCCGGCTCGAACGTTGGGGTGTCGTCTATACGTTCCAGGACAAAGCTGTCCGTGACGCCGAATTCGTCCTCGACCGCGACCGGTACCAGCTGACCGAGACCGTCGCCCAGCTGCACCGGGCGATCACCTCCCTCGGTGACGACACCGCGGCCGAAGCCGCCGCCACCCTCGCCCCCGGCATCCTGACCGCTAACCTGAACCTGCTGCACGATTGCGCCCGCACCGACCCGGCCGCAGCCGCCGCCGCGTGGTCGGTGATCGCCACAACCCACCAGTCGATGGTGAAAGCCGCCGCCAGCTGGCAGGCGCGCCTCGCCGGAGCTCTGGCCGGCGCCCCGACACCGGAAAAGATCACCACCGTGCAGGAAACCCTGCGCCGCTACGTCGACATGTGGGGCGCCGGCATCGATACCCAGTCCGAGACGATCACCACCCGCGCCGGGAGACTCGCCCTGCTGCCTGCCGACGTGTGGCGGCGTATCGCCGTGCACACCCTCGGCGCCAACGCCGATGACCCGGCCATCGACGCCCTGGTCGACACCCACCAGCACACCCTGCAAACGCTGCGGCGTTGGTTCGACGGCCCGGACTGCCAGGCCCGTAAACTACGCCGGCAGATGCGCGACACGATCGGGCCGCTGCTGCGCGGGCAGCGCACTCTCGCGGCGGTCGGCGGCCACGTCTCCCGGCGCGCTGAACTGCTCGATTTGGCGGCACGCCTGGAATCGGCCGCCGACGATGACGCCGCGTGGCGACTGTGGTGCGCCGCGACCGGCCTGTTCGCCGCCCGGCACCTGCCCGGTGAAACGAGCCCGCCGGCCGGTAGCGCCGGCGCCGTGTCGTTCTGGGACGCCGACCCGGTCCCGATCGAAGCGCGGCTGCGGAAACAAGGCCCCAAAGCCGTGACCGGCACCGCCGCCCGGCTCACTGACCGCACCGGCGCCAAACGCGCCGCCCGGGAACGCGCCGCCCGCATGGCCGCGCAGGCCGCGCTCACCGAAAACGGAATCCTCGCCCGGTCCGGGCAGCGGCTGTCGCAATGGCGCAACGTGAGCGTCGACGAGCTGCAGATGCTGCTGGTCCTGCTCGGCACGATCGCCGCCGCCCGCCCCGACCAGGCCGGCACCAGGTCGGCGACCACCGGCGACGCCCGCTGGCAGCTGCACGCCGATCCACCGCCGGACGGCGCCCCCGCCGCGATAGTGCACACTCCTGACGGGCGCCTGGTCCATCCCGACATCGCCTTGCACATAACCCCGGCCGCGAGCCGCCCGTGA
- a CDS encoding RNaseH domain-containing protein: MITYRPHPPSSTPQGSAHPGNPQFNGHSTKHAIALGLQNSKQGLHPDTRKSKYWLPGFTLPADEQPDAVIRINIADDRVPPPVSYTHVLSSREEEKEGETTKALYEIETDFSTPVWLLCNVPRNYDGGNSGRLGAKYTRWDAKHSVNSENKEERRKSEIPEPWYSMTATEIFPIALNDRVSHEALAFATAQLCHQTMYWSDRARYPVALHAAIQMDKDHPQYRRTAQSADEEASSDAEE; encoded by the coding sequence ATGATCACCTACAGGCCTCACCCGCCTTCCTCAACCCCGCAAGGGTCCGCCCACCCCGGGAATCCCCAGTTCAACGGCCACTCGACCAAACACGCAATAGCCCTGGGTCTGCAGAACAGCAAGCAGGGGCTGCATCCCGACACGCGCAAGAGCAAATACTGGCTGCCCGGCTTCACCCTCCCCGCCGACGAACAGCCCGACGCGGTCATCCGTATCAACATCGCCGACGACCGGGTGCCTCCGCCGGTTAGCTACACTCACGTGCTCAGCAGCCGAGAGGAGGAGAAAGAAGGCGAGACGACCAAGGCGCTGTACGAGATCGAGACGGACTTCAGCACCCCTGTATGGCTGCTTTGCAACGTTCCCCGCAACTACGACGGCGGCAACTCCGGCCGGCTCGGCGCGAAGTACACCCGCTGGGACGCGAAACATTCCGTCAATTCGGAGAACAAGGAAGAACGCCGGAAGAGCGAGATCCCCGAGCCGTGGTACTCGATGACCGCCACGGAAATCTTTCCCATCGCCCTCAACGACCGCGTCTCCCACGAAGCGCTCGCGTTCGCCACCGCCCAGCTCTGCCACCAAACCATGTACTGGTCCGATCGCGCCCGGTACCCGGTCGCCCTGCACGCGGCAATCCAGATGGACAAAGACCATCCGCAGTACCGCCGCACCGCGCAATCAGCCGATGAGGAAGCCAGCTCCGATGCAGAAGAATAG
- a CDS encoding DUF3962 domain-containing protein gives MTPQRRAPGRYLDTLAYRCTPDLVRDDAVYLRHLSPETRSLWENFERACKDRYGNESAQAPYSIATTVLSVLTGGYVYFEPGGPQPFLASREPIDDKLLCRVFTLTYGLAHGVTIHEIDLRRPPEVAQSIADTPEKKEYLAQHIRTQDGVQPVAPNWVYRTITWGLAQKLAGPWAVRDGLSVTLRPDVTGGLVALDKPWESDQGGRYALSRTALSLETVPNIVNPVLMVTSRVTRISDSLIFSRTVLAVQPGENRPILEVALHGGGGARTISRYALEALGRLDMDYSILQAIATRSQAEQRMRAEAIAKVGHDDKPKLTFSRERPSQIWPVLAKNRQFPIGVGTGMHHLRVLNQHIVDRLGDLAQPIVARATTLTLPHRPTDPEKVSKAELDRRKAAREAGAEVRLRGKGTAFPDPASIAAAVKAAGFTKLRLVCLWYRDETRLRMIATLAKTYGLATEGLDPRDGQEIDLYGGTVTAVFRFMGDFLTHGSPHGRTKALKPAEAALDSSGGVLVGTWCETHVPTAEDAPGRKPAELEELDAKPQTKMILAGRDIASQYLLGKNAQGVIAPKTPDHPSEMALLDLYRSLGIIDDRIANALRPEARHAAYGADRIAHVGFHIRQQNNRKREKGAPKAVVTATALVPPAVAGDVWQLRGWSSTAARWQPYRCAQNEFHATNYPSEAGGKKSHRQRWDDIGAIIERALEDLVEELDGRPYVVTVDEDSARRIWDGLQQGHCVLG, from the coding sequence GTGACCCCACAACGCCGTGCTCCCGGTCGCTATCTCGACACGCTCGCGTACCGCTGCACCCCTGACCTGGTCCGCGACGACGCCGTGTACCTTCGGCATCTGAGCCCCGAGACCCGCTCCCTCTGGGAGAACTTCGAACGCGCCTGCAAAGACCGGTACGGCAACGAATCAGCGCAGGCACCGTACTCGATCGCCACCACCGTGCTCAGCGTGCTCACCGGCGGATACGTCTACTTCGAGCCCGGCGGTCCCCAGCCGTTCCTGGCCTCGCGGGAGCCGATCGACGACAAGCTGCTTTGCCGGGTGTTCACCCTCACCTACGGCCTTGCCCACGGCGTGACGATCCACGAGATCGACCTGCGGCGGCCCCCGGAGGTGGCGCAGAGCATCGCCGATACGCCGGAGAAGAAGGAGTACCTTGCCCAGCACATCCGGACGCAGGACGGTGTTCAGCCGGTCGCCCCAAACTGGGTGTACCGCACCATCACCTGGGGGCTGGCGCAGAAATTGGCCGGCCCGTGGGCGGTTCGCGACGGGCTCAGCGTCACGTTGCGCCCGGACGTCACCGGCGGCCTCGTAGCCCTCGACAAGCCGTGGGAGAGCGACCAGGGCGGCCGGTACGCGCTGTCACGTACCGCACTGAGCCTGGAAACCGTGCCGAACATCGTCAACCCCGTACTCATGGTGACCTCCCGGGTGACCCGGATCTCGGATTCGCTGATCTTCAGCAGGACGGTCCTGGCGGTCCAGCCCGGAGAGAACCGGCCGATCCTCGAGGTCGCTCTGCACGGCGGTGGCGGAGCCCGCACGATCAGCCGATACGCGCTCGAAGCGCTCGGGCGCCTCGACATGGACTACTCCATCCTGCAAGCCATCGCGACCCGCTCGCAGGCCGAACAACGGATGCGCGCCGAAGCCATTGCCAAGGTCGGCCACGACGACAAACCCAAGCTGACGTTCTCCCGCGAGCGCCCGAGCCAAATCTGGCCGGTGCTGGCGAAGAACCGGCAGTTCCCCATTGGCGTCGGCACCGGCATGCACCACCTGCGGGTGCTCAACCAGCACATCGTGGACCGGCTCGGTGATCTGGCCCAACCGATCGTCGCGCGCGCCACTACCCTGACCTTGCCGCACCGGCCCACCGACCCGGAGAAGGTGTCCAAGGCGGAGTTGGATCGACGCAAGGCTGCCCGCGAAGCCGGCGCCGAGGTGCGGCTGCGCGGCAAAGGCACCGCATTCCCTGACCCCGCCTCCATCGCCGCCGCAGTGAAGGCGGCCGGCTTCACTAAACTGCGCCTGGTCTGTCTGTGGTACCGCGACGAGACCCGCCTGCGGATGATCGCGACCCTCGCCAAGACCTACGGCCTCGCCACCGAGGGCTTGGACCCACGCGACGGCCAGGAGATCGACCTTTACGGCGGAACGGTCACCGCGGTCTTCCGATTCATGGGTGATTTTCTCACCCATGGCAGCCCGCACGGCAGAACGAAGGCGCTGAAGCCGGCCGAGGCGGCGCTCGACTCCAGCGGCGGCGTGCTGGTCGGCACGTGGTGTGAAACTCACGTTCCCACTGCCGAGGACGCCCCCGGCCGCAAACCGGCCGAGCTGGAGGAACTGGACGCCAAGCCGCAAACCAAGATGATCCTGGCTGGCCGGGACATCGCGAGCCAGTACCTGCTCGGCAAGAACGCGCAGGGTGTCATCGCGCCGAAAACGCCCGACCACCCGAGTGAGATGGCGCTGCTCGACCTGTACCGCTCCCTCGGCATCATCGACGATCGCATCGCCAACGCTCTGCGTCCCGAAGCCCGGCACGCCGCATACGGCGCCGACCGCATCGCCCACGTCGGATTCCACATCCGCCAGCAGAACAACCGCAAACGCGAGAAAGGCGCCCCCAAGGCCGTCGTGACCGCAACCGCACTGGTTCCGCCGGCCGTCGCGGGCGACGTGTGGCAACTGCGCGGCTGGAGTTCGACCGCTGCTCGCTGGCAGCCCTACCGCTGCGCCCAGAACGAGTTCCACGCCACGAACTACCCGAGCGAGGCTGGCGGCAAGAAGTCCCACCGTCAGCGGTGGGACGACATCGGGGCCATCATCGAACGGGCGCTGGAAGACCTCGTTGAAGAACTCGACGGCCGCCCCTATGTCGTCACTGTCGACGAAGACAGCGCGCGGCGTATCTGGGATGGTCTGCAGCAGGGTCATTGCGTTCTGGGGTAG
- a CDS encoding recombinase family protein: protein MSSGVSPLIGRSAVICTVPHRDGLAWSKTAIRVILTNPRYTGRQVWNKQRTDEVLLDVDDVALGHIAVMRWNGRDQWLVSKDIVHDPLVDEADFERVQQLMTRRARTATAPKRAHRSRHPYVFKSLVSCGVCGRKIQGQHSHGVAYYRCRFPQEYALVNKVDHPRNVIMREEALITPLDTWLVQEFGPLQRRHTIAKLVDQLALGAPATASATPVGPTVADCDAKLARYRAALEAGADPAVVAGWIAETQAERQLAEQQERAVTASGVPDTTGHLTEEEITTIVEELGDLVTAVRDAEPEHKMEVYRSLGLRLTYYPNAQTVRADVDLATHRWDSVRVRGGS, encoded by the coding sequence TTGTCATCTGGCGTCTCTCCCTTGATCGGTCGATCAGCCGTTATTTGTACAGTCCCCCACCGTGACGGGCTAGCATGGTCCAAGACCGCGATCCGGGTGATCTTGACGAACCCTCGGTACACCGGCCGGCAGGTCTGGAACAAACAGCGCACCGACGAGGTGCTGCTCGACGTTGACGATGTCGCCCTCGGTCACATCGCGGTCATGAGGTGGAACGGCCGCGATCAGTGGCTGGTCTCCAAGGACATCGTTCATGATCCGCTGGTCGACGAGGCGGACTTCGAGCGTGTCCAGCAGCTGATGACCAGGCGGGCTCGTACGGCTACCGCGCCGAAGCGGGCGCACCGATCCCGCCACCCGTACGTCTTCAAGAGCCTGGTCTCGTGCGGCGTTTGCGGGCGGAAGATTCAGGGTCAGCACTCCCACGGCGTCGCCTACTACCGCTGCCGATTCCCCCAGGAGTACGCACTTGTCAACAAGGTCGACCATCCGCGTAACGTGATCATGCGCGAGGAGGCGTTGATCACTCCGTTGGACACCTGGCTGGTTCAGGAGTTCGGACCGCTGCAGCGCCGCCACACCATCGCCAAACTCGTCGACCAACTCGCCCTCGGTGCACCCGCCACGGCTTCGGCAACGCCGGTTGGACCGACGGTGGCCGACTGCGACGCGAAGCTGGCCCGCTACCGGGCGGCCCTGGAAGCGGGCGCGGACCCAGCCGTGGTCGCCGGATGGATCGCCGAAACCCAGGCCGAACGGCAGCTCGCCGAGCAACAGGAGCGGGCAGTAACCGCATCCGGGGTTCCAGACACCACCGGACACCTCACCGAAGAGGAGATCACCACGATCGTCGAGGAACTCGGCGACCTCGTCACCGCCGTGCGAGACGCCGAACCCGAACACAAGATGGAGGTCTACCGCAGCCTCGGGCTGCGTCTGACCTACTACCCGAACGCGCAAACGGTGCGGGCAGATGTGGATCTTGCCACGCACCGTTGGGATTCGGTTCGTGTCCGAGGGGGGAGTTGA
- a CDS encoding IS256 family transposase: MLVDRARGDGLKLTGEGGLLQQLTKRVLESALDGEITDHVGYDKRDPAGRGSGNTRNGSRTKTVLTDVGPVEVRVPRDAAGTFEPQIVRKRQRRLTGVDDMVLSLSAKGLTHGEIAAHLAEVYGAEVSKQTISTITDKVMDGMAEWQNRPLDRVYPVVFIDAINVKIRDGQGANRPIYLAMAVTVDGHRDILGIWAGDGGEGAKHWLHVLTELKNRGVADVLMLVCDGLEGLPEAVETVWPRTIVQTCVVHLLRNSFRYAARQDWDKIAKALKPVYTAPTEDAATERFLEFAEAWGRKYPAIVKLWENAWAEFVPFLAFDVEIRKVICSTNAIESVNARIRKAVRARGHFPNEQAALKCVYMALMSLDPTGTGRRRWTMRWKAPLNAFQIAFEGRLTPANN, from the coding sequence ATGCTGGTCGATCGGGCTCGTGGTGACGGGCTGAAGCTGACCGGTGAGGGTGGGCTGTTGCAGCAGCTCACCAAGCGGGTTTTGGAGTCGGCGTTGGACGGTGAGATCACCGATCACGTCGGCTATGACAAGCGCGACCCTGCTGGTCGTGGCAGTGGGAACACTCGTAACGGTAGCCGGACCAAGACCGTGCTCACCGACGTCGGGCCGGTCGAGGTCCGCGTTCCGCGAGACGCGGCGGGCACGTTCGAGCCGCAGATCGTGCGCAAACGGCAACGCCGCCTGACCGGCGTCGACGACATGGTCCTGTCGTTGTCGGCCAAGGGGTTGACCCACGGCGAAATTGCCGCGCACCTGGCCGAGGTTTACGGGGCTGAGGTGTCCAAGCAGACCATCTCCACCATCACCGACAAGGTCATGGACGGCATGGCCGAGTGGCAGAACCGGCCCCTCGACAGGGTCTACCCGGTCGTGTTCATCGACGCCATCAACGTCAAGATCCGCGATGGGCAGGGCGCGAACCGGCCGATCTACCTCGCGATGGCGGTCACCGTTGACGGACACCGCGACATCCTCGGTATCTGGGCCGGTGACGGCGGCGAGGGCGCCAAGCACTGGCTGCACGTGCTGACGGAGCTGAAGAACCGCGGCGTCGCCGACGTGCTGATGCTTGTCTGTGACGGGCTCGAGGGCCTGCCCGAGGCGGTGGAGACCGTGTGGCCGCGCACAATCGTGCAGACGTGCGTGGTGCATCTGCTGCGCAACTCGTTCCGCTACGCGGCGAGGCAGGACTGGGACAAGATCGCCAAAGCGCTCAAGCCCGTCTACACCGCGCCGACGGAGGACGCCGCGACCGAACGGTTCCTCGAGTTCGCCGAGGCGTGGGGCCGCAAGTATCCGGCGATCGTGAAGCTGTGGGAGAACGCCTGGGCCGAGTTCGTGCCCTTCCTCGCCTTCGACGTCGAGATCCGCAAGGTCATCTGCTCCACCAACGCGATCGAGTCGGTCAACGCCCGCATCCGCAAGGCCGTGCGAGCTCGCGGCCACTTCCCCAACGAGCAAGCCGCCTTGAAGTGTGTCTACATGGCCTTGATGAGCCTCGACCCGACCGGCACCGGGCGCCGGCGCTGGACCATGCGCTGGAAAGCACCCCTGAACGCCTTCCAGATCGCCTTCGAGGGCCGGCTCACCCCGGCCAACAACTGA
- a CDS encoding caspase family protein, producing the protein MNEPMRITVRVSDAEADGRQLEDLTQGLRDELSNLDVAVNGMPAGEAPPGAKSVELAALGTLVVTASQSAVLAAIVSATVHWLGQRRQGSVKLEVDGDVLELSGLPSEEQRRVTDTWLRRHDTGRPEPVAARHALVIASYDYQDPGLRRLRAPAHDADQLARVLRDPQIGGFEVQTVLNESAPVINEAVEDFFADRSANDVLLLYFSGHGVKDEGGDLFFAAAATKLRRLGATAVAADFVNRRMNRSRSRRIVLLLDCCYAGAFGRGMVARAGGGIGVEEQFGGRGRAVITASSAMEYAFEGQELADARESGPSVFTGALVEGLDTGDADRDQDGYIGLDELYDYVYERVRLSTPNQTPGKWTFDLQGDLHIARRSKPVTIPAPLPPELREAIDHPLSGMRAGAVGELVRLQASRHEGLALAARLSLRQLADDDSRMVSSAAAVALGVTAAATVDGASVAPAPRSGDVDSRQAVTAAPTHASAVRHPKSEESDQSTDRRRPFPSAVAARLGVSPAFRKLAVRVLAMLSVALLGAGFSSNMQIRYVGPHGGLLRAEQSLDFAELPYSATLCLWLLAGVVLIGAFAPAERRERTIAQGVAFGLVSVLVGMLATINKVWIDHDNDGGFVMLVTAVCLIVGTLVLGLLPGPTLRHTIVNGLVGVAGAIALGVYIEWGAATVAHPGKNWAHLLIPAFVLVVAAVRTAQHWRAVGPARWAVVQGAVATVLLIINAVWATARYPYVDAWATGYLPTLLVVLMVSALIGDERPAALTAARLSAIVGPLLLASRVDGPSGNPEIDVIPHVCLQAVAAGFTIAAWYTHSQARQHPPVVPG; encoded by the coding sequence ATGAACGAGCCGATGAGGATCACGGTTCGGGTCAGCGACGCCGAGGCCGACGGGCGGCAGCTTGAGGACCTGACCCAGGGGTTGCGAGACGAGTTGTCAAACCTTGACGTTGCCGTCAACGGGATGCCGGCCGGTGAAGCGCCGCCGGGGGCGAAGTCTGTGGAACTCGCCGCACTGGGCACCCTGGTCGTCACAGCCTCGCAGTCGGCGGTGCTTGCCGCGATCGTCAGCGCGACTGTGCACTGGTTGGGTCAACGTCGGCAAGGGTCGGTCAAGCTCGAGGTGGACGGCGACGTGCTTGAGTTGTCGGGGCTGCCGTCAGAGGAGCAGCGCCGGGTCACGGACACCTGGTTGCGGCGCCATGACACCGGTCGTCCGGAACCGGTGGCTGCCCGCCACGCGCTGGTCATCGCGAGCTACGACTATCAGGATCCGGGGCTGCGTCGGCTGCGCGCACCCGCGCACGACGCCGACCAACTGGCGCGGGTGCTGCGGGATCCGCAGATCGGCGGGTTCGAGGTACAGACCGTGCTCAACGAGTCTGCGCCGGTCATCAACGAGGCGGTAGAGGACTTCTTCGCCGACCGTAGCGCGAATGATGTGCTCCTGCTGTACTTCTCCGGTCACGGGGTCAAGGACGAGGGTGGCGACCTGTTTTTCGCCGCCGCCGCCACCAAACTGCGCCGGTTGGGGGCGACGGCGGTCGCAGCCGACTTCGTTAATCGGCGGATGAACCGCAGTCGTTCCAGACGCATCGTCTTACTGCTCGACTGCTGTTATGCCGGAGCATTCGGGCGTGGAATGGTCGCCCGGGCAGGTGGCGGGATCGGCGTGGAGGAGCAGTTCGGCGGCCGGGGCCGGGCCGTTATTACGGCCTCCAGCGCCATGGAGTACGCCTTCGAGGGGCAGGAACTCGCGGACGCGCGCGAGAGCGGTCCATCGGTCTTCACCGGCGCGCTGGTGGAAGGGCTGGATACCGGCGACGCGGATCGCGACCAGGACGGGTACATCGGCCTTGATGAGCTCTACGACTACGTGTACGAGCGGGTGCGGCTGTCCACGCCGAACCAGACGCCGGGGAAGTGGACCTTCGATCTGCAAGGCGACCTGCACATCGCTCGGCGCAGCAAACCCGTCACCATCCCCGCGCCCCTGCCGCCCGAACTGCGGGAGGCCATCGATCACCCGCTCAGTGGCATGCGGGCGGGCGCTGTCGGCGAACTCGTCCGGTTGCAGGCGAGCCGACACGAGGGACTCGCCCTCGCCGCCCGGCTCTCGCTGCGGCAACTCGCCGACGACGACAGCCGCATGGTCTCCTCCGCCGCGGCGGTGGCCCTCGGTGTTACCGCTGCCGCAACCGTTGATGGTGCCTCTGTCGCGCCTGCGCCGAGGTCCGGCGATGTCGACAGCCGTCAGGCGGTGACGGCGGCACCCACGCACGCATCAGCTGTCCGGCATCCAAAGAGTGAGGAGTCGGACCAGTCCACTGACCGACGCCGGCCGTTCCCGTCGGCCGTCGCCGCCCGCCTGGGGGTCAGCCCAGCGTTTCGTAAACTGGCCGTGCGGGTCCTCGCCATGCTCTCGGTAGCTCTGCTCGGCGCAGGCTTCTCGTCTAACATGCAGATACGTTACGTTGGTCCGCACGGAGGACTTCTTCGCGCTGAACAGAGCCTTGACTTTGCGGAGCTGCCGTACTCCGCCACGTTGTGCCTGTGGTTGCTGGCGGGCGTGGTGCTGATCGGCGCGTTCGCCCCGGCCGAACGTCGAGAGCGGACAATTGCTCAGGGAGTTGCTTTTGGCCTGGTCTCGGTCTTGGTGGGCATGCTCGCCACCATCAATAAAGTATGGATAGACCACGACAACGATGGCGGATTTGTCATGCTCGTCACCGCCGTATGCCTGATCGTGGGCACGCTGGTGCTGGGCCTGTTGCCCGGTCCCACCCTCCGGCACACCATCGTGAACGGGCTGGTCGGGGTGGCCGGTGCCATCGCTCTCGGTGTGTACATCGAGTGGGGGGCAGCAACGGTCGCTCACCCTGGGAAAAATTGGGCACACCTCCTGATCCCGGCCTTCGTGCTCGTGGTTGCCGCGGTCCGTACCGCGCAGCACTGGCGGGCTGTCGGCCCCGCACGGTGGGCCGTCGTGCAGGGCGCCGTGGCCACGGTCCTGCTGATCATCAATGCGGTTTGGGCAACTGCACGCTACCCGTATGTGGACGCCTGGGCCACGGGCTACCTGCCAACCCTGCTCGTCGTCCTCATGGTCAGCGCCCTGATCGGAGACGAGCGCCCGGCGGCGCTCACCGCAGCGCGGCTGTCGGCGATCGTCGGACCACTGCTATTGGCATCCCGCGTCGATGGACCATCTGGCAATCCAGAGATCGACGTCATTCCGCATGTGTGCCTCCAAGCGGTGGCGGCCGGATTCACCATCGCCGCCTGGTATACGCACAGCCAGGCTCGACAGCATCCGCCGGTGGTGCCTGGGTAG